AATCCTTTCCCACATTGGCCACAATTATAGCGATACTTGCCCGTGCCGGAAGGCATGTCTCCGGTGAGACCAAGTTGAGAGGTACTTGTATGAATGCGTTCGTGCTTCTTCAAGTTTGATTCCGTCTGGTAGTCTTTTCCACAAACATCACACCTATAGGGATTACCCGTGTGAGTAGTCATGTGTCCAGTTAATCCTTTTTTGCAACTGAAACTTCTCCCGCAAACGGTGCATTTGTACGGTTTGATACTGGAATGAACCACCATATGCTTTCTTAGGACACTCTTGAATGAATATTTTCTACCGCAAAGGTCACAAGTGAACGGTTTCTCGTCGCCCTCGTGTTTTAATGTGTGTTTTACAAAACAATGTTTCCGGACGAATTGTTTGCCACATATATGGCAATGGTATTCCTTCGGAGAATTGACTACTGGTTCATTTGATGGTTCTTTCTTGACATCTTGCGCATCGTAAAATGCCTTTTCACTGTAAATATGACAAGCTTTAGAGACTAGAGCATCATTAACCCATATTCAAATGTTGACTTGATATTCAGACATTTAGCTTACCCTTGGAATATTTCGTTTATGTGACCGGTTGgctttttttctaaactttcaTTGGCTTGCATGTTGTTGACTTTTTTTCAAGCGTTTCTGGTTTGATCCTTAAATAAATCGGCGATTTATTATGTTTTTTTATTGTCACATCTAAGCTTAAATTTGAATTTCCAGCACTAATGTTTACCAGAGTCTCAGTTATACTGAGAGTAGTGCGAAGAGTGGAGCTAAAACCCGCATATGCATGGCTGCCAaccggctgactaaacgctgccagcgggcaaaatatggctggcagccattctggtgaccgactgcctcaccgctgccagatatacaactcaaacgatacaaccgcatCCACCAGCATTTTTCCCAGCCctctgctatgacgtcatgaagctgtggccagcatcattctgcaaaaaccaaaacaatgaagaagaatggctaacaaaaatcTGGATATTGCAAACtatttgtttattcagtaccctttaaagcacttccccgcaaattatcgatcagaatatcatcactacgataaggaaattaagattttactcgaattgaaatgctcgaatgtttgtttaccgtactttgagcgctctgattgcccaccaaatgccccagatgttggccacgctagcacttgctggagcgccctatccttgccaccgggctgatttttccacattgaaatctttgacattttcagcgaaggtgagaagatgaaaacgctcggctaacttagatacaggcgactttgttttgtcaaattaagtttgacaaccgtcactgaatcaattttggcctggtagccaaaacgctatgcgggaagCAAGATGTAGAAACTaactacactgagctaaattttctttttcacattatatgatattctaatgattttgcactattagcatttccaatcatagttacaagatgtgttcaacatcatgtcaaatatatgagataatcttatgaaacataaaactcttctctcacgttatttttacaggatttccatataacgaatgaaatttccagtctgagtcaaatttattggcgcgtcttataaccattactagatatccgaacaacatacattggaacaatttatgaagcgcatattatattcacttcgaatttatttatataggttcatatataccatatgaccagttttataaaatttatttatatatatatatatatatataaatatatatatatatatatatatatatatatatatatatatatatatatatatatatatatatatatatatatatatatatatatatatatatatatatatatatatatatatatatatatatatatatatatatatatataaagggtgattttttaagagcttgagaacttttttaaacaataaaacgcataaaatttgcaaaatctcatcggttctttattttaaacgttagattggtacatgacatttactttttgaagataatttcatttaaatgttgaccgcggctgcgtcttaggtggtccattcggaaagtccaattttgggcaactttttcgagcatttcggccggaatagcccgaatttcttcggaaatgttgtcttccaaagctggaatagttactggcttatttctgtagactttagacttgacgtagccccacaaaaaatagtctaaaggcgtcaaatcgcatgatcttggtggccaacttaccggtccatttcttgagatgaattgttctccgaagttttccctcaaaatggccatagaatcgcgagctgtgtggcatgtagcgccatcttgttgaaaccacatgtcaaccaagttcagttcttccatttttggcaacaaaaagtttgttagcatcgaacgatagcgatcgccattcactgtaacgttgcgtccaacagcatctttgaaaaaatacggtccaatgattccaccagcgtacaaaccacaccaaacagtgcatttttcgggatgcatgggcagttcttgaacggcttctggttgctcttcactccaaatgcggcaattttgcttatttacgtagccattcaaccagaaatgagcctcatcgctgaacaaaatttgtcgataaaaaagcggattttccgaatggaccacctaagacgcagccgcggtcaacatttaaatgaaattatcttcaaaaagtaaatgtcatgtaccaatctaacgtttaaaataaagaaccgatgagattttgcaaattttatgcgttttattgtttaaaaaagttctcaagctcttaaaaaatcaccctttatatatatatatatatatatatatatatatatatatatatatatatatatatatatatatatatatatatatatatatatatatatatatatatatatatatatatatatatatatatatatatatatatatatatatatatatatatatatatatatatatatatatatatatatatatatatatatatatatatatatatatatatatatatatatatatatatatatatatatatatatatatatatatatatatatatatatatatatatatatatatatatatatatatatataactttcaatggaggtcatacgaatagcagataattgccaactactatacttttctttgaggattcaagctatactagtattccattcggtaagggagcacctcatgatatttgcgaaagagaagtgagatcccgagactgaaaataaaacaatgaatcttactagacagatagagtaatgaaatgtaccggatatatatttcatggtccgttaacgcatatccttgaacgaagttggatgagctgtcttgtcagcgatttaaaattacattgagatgcgaaacttcctgaaaaaaatggtctggagcagttgatgactatcgaggacacaactattcacgactttcatcggatttccatataaattatatgggatatttttttagctttcattatgataacgtccatttagatttgacgtacacattaaataaagattataagtttccatataatttctatgaattatattctgcatatgattcatatgacaaatttaatgaatatagaaaagattttcatttcagtgtaggttATCACATTTGCCTATAGCCTACACCGAAGAAAAATaacttaataatttcataagtcACTTATGAACCAgcacaattttgattttattgaagACTTGTGCCTTCAGTAAGCACACATATGAACTTCATAAGCAtaacttatgaaattcatatcaatGACATATGCATTCCTTAAAACAcaatttatgatttttataaCAGTCTACCTTGTGAAAATGTCATTCCTTATAAGAACAATCaaaccaaaaaaatggaaaacgaagacaccgttgttttgcttcaaaacttTGTGCAAGACGCACCATCTGAAGCGTGCGAAAAACTTTTCCATATTTCGAAATTCCAATTTATAGAGTTTGGAGATGAAGACATAAATTCGTTGGCTTCAAAATATCCCGTTCTTTCAGAAATTGTTTGGAATTGGATTGCGAAttggaagaaaagaaatgtaagtctctatacattattttatttcatgatAGTAACACTTTGTTTATGCATGACACAGCAAGTAGAAAATATTGGGTTTGTGGAGGAAAATCTTGTTAATCCGGACTCGTTTTTATATGACTTGAATATATACTCTGAAAAGATTTCTAAGAAATCCCAATATGTAGACATTCATCATTTGCTATCCACGAAATAGGAAATTATTATGTATTCAGactaaatgaaattttttgtagTAGGTAGGTGCTTTTTGGTTGATAAATAATGTAAAGAATAAATTctgtattttgaaaattttaagtgttttttgttatatatatatatatatatatatatatatatatatatatatatatatatatatatatatatatatatatatatatatatatatatatatatatatatatatattatataaaatACATTTACCATGAAAATCAGTAGCAATCGTCATGAAACCCATAAGAAAAAAACGATGAATTTCATATGTTGGGGTTATGGAATATATAAATAACTTATTACATTCGTATCTACATTTCTACATTAATCGTAAGTCTACCTCACGAACTTCATAAGTATGATTTAGGAAATCCATAAGTAcgtaaatgaaaatttttttctgaaggtcATAAGTTTGACCAATGATTTCCATATGGTAAATTTGTAGAGAAATATCATAAGTGTTTCTTATGGATTCAAAAGCTTTTTTGCGTCCGTGATGTGCATGAGTACAATTGTCATTTTTTATGTgttattagcggcccttacacgacaattatttttgtcatttttaatgatgactaagtaataatatttcaaattttcatagaaaactcgtcactactgcaccatacacgttcattaaaataatattattttttagtattgGCACTttcaatgatcgtgtaaggtccgctatTAGGTTTTTATTACCGTTTGCTAACCTCAATTCatttgacaattcagcagtactgtttacaTACTCGCAAGGTATCATAAGACAGATATCAGGCAAGGT
This genomic window from Malaya genurostris strain Urasoe2022 chromosome 1, Malgen_1.1, whole genome shotgun sequence contains:
- the LOC131426374 gene encoding zinc finger protein 239-like — translated: MQANESLEKKPTGHINEIFQGEKAFYDAQDVKKEPSNEPVVNSPKEYHCHICGKQFVRKHCFVKHTLKHEGDEKPFTCDLCGRKYSFKSVLRKHMVVHSSIKPYKCTVCGRSFSCKKGLTGHMTTHTGNPYRCDVCGKDYQTESNLKKHERIHTSTSQLGLTGDMPSGTGKYRYNCGQCGKGFQYRSIMKKHEFMHTSVRPFICILCDKGFIYKCQLEVHMRGHTGERPYKCTICGKDFISNAHRTLHMYIHNGEYRHKCDICGKGFRSTSHLKVHGYIHTGERPHKCTICEKTFNRGENLIGHMKTHRDLATSHTLIGHESIGTGDFQFKRELCGNEFTGGAVFKIPEHIYTDEQQYK